The DNA sequence ATTCATCACCACCTCTGGTGGGGCTTGAGTCGGCGGCACCTCCGCTCCCGGTGGCTGATGGTGGCCCGCCGGTTCCGTCGTTTCGTTCGGCGCACCACCGCTCGTCGCAGTCATTTCGCACCGCAGCAGTCGCTCGATGCGCGCCTGATCGTACAGGTTGaagttgttgatgatgatgttacCGGCAATGATGTGCGTGGGCTTGGGTGAAGCTGCCCGCGTCTCCGGCGGGACGACGGTGGCCGTGTGCGCCTCGGGGGAGAGTTGTGCCATGGCAGGCAGCTCCTCGCTGCTCAGCGATACCCGTATGGTCGCACTTGCCGTAATGTCGGTGAGCTGCTGggacagcagcaccagcgacTCGTAGCGTCCCGGCTCAACCGGCGGCAGTACCGGTGGCGCGATGGTCGACACGCTCGCCAGGCTGCTGTGGGCGGTGAGCGTAGATGGGACGGGGCCGGCCGGCCCGACCGGCTCGTGCGAGCAGCCGGTGGCGAGGTGGTGGTCCGGGCACGATTTGGCCGTTGCCGCCGGCAGCTCGAACGAGGGGGCAGCACCGTTGCCGGCCGCCAGTGGGACCACCGGTTTGTGGCAGGTCAGCAGCTGCTTGAAAGCGTACCGGAAGTGCGTATTCTTCCAGGCGTAGATGATGGGATTCATCATGGAGTTGGCCATCGCGAGCGAAAACGCCGCCTTGTAGAGCGTCGGCGAGCTGTCCTCGACGAACGCGAAGATTTGCGTCAGCACCACCACGAAGTACGGTATCCAGCAGAAGGTAAAGCAGCCCATGATGAGTAGCACCACCTGTGGGGAGGGGATTCAATTGGGAGCATCACTAGAGATAGGCAACTCTGTTTCAGATTCGTGAATATCttaatgaatctttgaaatgaatgaatctgaatctaaAAGATTACAATTcttgaatcttcaaagattcatgaatctgcaTAGCTTCATGGATTCAAA is a window from the Anopheles merus strain MAF chromosome X, AmerM5.1, whole genome shotgun sequence genome containing:
- the LOC121598136 gene encoding adenosine receptor A2b; its protein translation is MATTADAASSSSSSSSSIIIPFVDRVNEIHKDLVIWIAIDGILMVCIFSGNILTIIAVWYYRRLQWLISNLFVLSLAISDIFVGLTLPYHLAFYMGVDLGRQKHLCLLRFFVLIIACSVSIWNLIAIAVDRYIAICYPLHYTRLMTKRTALTILGFGWCLAISIATIPLIWNKWETAQECEFDELLHPWYVAGVITPIFSVVWLCLFVVYWRIWREASKHAKQLRAHGGASERSSSDWKSVQVVLLIMGCFTFCWIPYFVVVLTQIFAFVEDSSPTLYKAAFSLAMANSMMNPIIYAWKNTHFRYAFKQLLTCHKPVVPLAAGNGAAPSFELPAATAKSCPDHHLATGCSHEPVGPAGPVPSTLTAHSSLASVSTIAPPVLPPVEPGRYESLVLLSQQLTDITASATIRVSLSSEELPAMAQLSPEAHTATVVPPETRAASPKPTHIIAGNIIINNFNLYDQARIERLLRCEMTATSGGAPNETTEPAGHHQPPGAEVPPTQAPPEVVMNVTKL